The Plectropomus leopardus isolate mb unplaced genomic scaffold, YSFRI_Pleo_2.0 unplaced_scaffold24961, whole genome shotgun sequence genome includes the window AATTGATATTTTATCTGAAAAACAGGTCATAACATATTCAGCCTGTCTCTTACAATGTTTTCTATATTACTCAGTCAGTGCTTCAGATTTCTTGCTGTTGGCAGCAATGGCCTATGACAGGTATGTGTCTATATGTAAACCTCTGCAATATACAACTATCATGACGAAAACCGTAGTGAGCATTATCCTGAGTCTGGCCTGGTTTCTGCCTGCTTGTCAGATCGCAGTCTCAACAGTACTGAGTGCAAATATGAAACTCTgtcatttcactttaaaagcaatattttgtaataattcatACTACAATCTCTTCTGTGTGACATCAGTAGTACGAGATATAAATGATATGGTTACTCTGTTTAATGTGGCAGTTTTACCTATATTCTTCATACTTTTTACATACACCAGAATACTTATAATATCCTATCGAAGTAgtagaaatgtccgaaaaaaagctgcacagaCCTGTTCACCCCACCTGATAATTCTCATCAGCTtttcctctttgtgtctctATGATGTCCTAATTATTCGACTGGATAAGGGAtctaatttacattttattatgacTTTACAAGCATTTTTGTATTATCCTCTCTTCAATCCGGTTGTCTATGGACTTAAGgtgaaagaaatatataaacacCTGAAGAAGTTGTTGTGTCCAGCCAAAATGATTTGATGTATTAATGTAATGTATTAATTTGCTTAATCCGCTCATATATGGGctcaaaatgaaagaaatttcTAAACACCTCAAAAGGTTGT containing:
- the LOC121966537 gene encoding olfactory receptor 6N2-like, whose protein sequence is MADELNVTYINLYGYDEMGNYRYLIFLNMLIVYILSVSFNIIIVYLIWIHKNLHEPMYIFIAALLLNSVITSTTVYPKLLIDILSEKQVITYSACLLQCFLYYSVSASDFLLLAAMAYDRYVSICKPLQYTTIMTKTVVSIILSLAWFLPACQIAVSTVLSANMKLCHFTLKAIFCNNSYYNLFCVTSVVRDINDMVTLFNVAVLPIFFILFTYTRILIISYRSSRNVRKKAAQTCSPHLIILISFSSLCLYDVLIIRLDKGSNLHFIMTLQAFLYYPLFNPVVYGLKVKEIYKHLKKLLCPAKMI